The Deltaproteobacteria bacterium region ATCTTCTGGCTCATTACCAGGAGTATCTGGCCCCTCTTTTATCCCGGGCACCTTTCACACTTCGGATTACCGCCTGGCAGGATTATCCGCCCCCGGTGTTGGTGGTCAAGGAACGCCGGGAGTTCATCGGCGAGGGCAATAACCAGCGCCGGCGCCCGTCGCCTCTGCCCCGGAAAAAAACTCTGGTGGAAATCGGGCATATCTGGGGCGAGGCGCAGCGCCGCGCTTTGCCGGTCCTGCGGCAGATTGTCGCCAAGGTAAGAGACCAGGCCGATATCCCTCTGGAACTGCAACGCTATCTTACTCAGGATGGTCTGCGCCGGCAACTTAGCCTGCCCTTGGATGAAGAGGCGGGTGCCAAGCTCGGCCTGATTTTCCGCCTGCAACTCCGGGTCAAGGAATTGGACCGGGTGGAACTCCTCACCCGGCGGGTCGCCAGTTTCACGCGGGAAGAAGCAGCTTATCTGCTGTCCCGGATCACCAGTTTCGGCCCCGATGCCAACCGCTGGGCCATATCCGGGTTAAGAATCATGCTGGCGGGCCAGCCGGGAGATGCGACGGTTAGCCAGATGTTGGAGCGCTTACGAACCTCGGGATAGGTGGTTTGACGATCTCCTCGGCTTGGAGTTGCCATTGATCATTATTAACTGACCAATGCCACAGATGATAGGAGTGCCTCTGATGGAAACCAACACGTCACTCGATCAGGATTTAATGACGAAAATAAAGGTGATCATCGCCGGGCCAGACCGTGACCTCTTCACCGGCATTGTGAAAATGCTGTTTGACAGGTGTGGCGATTACCAGGATCAAGTGCTCAGCGACGAGGATAAAGCAGCCATTCAGAGAGGCAAAGAGCAGATCCAGCAAGGGGAATGTCTAACCCTGGAAGAATACCGCCAGGGCAAAAGGCTGTGAGCTATAAGCTGCTTCTGTCCAAGGATGCGATCAAGGATCTCTCTGGTATGGATCACTCGGTAGAACAGCGGATACTCAAGCGGTTAGAGGAGTTGTCCAAAAATCCCTTAAATCCCAGGACATCGAAAAAGTTGGTTATGGGTGAGGGAGAACGTTATTCGCGAGTGGGTGATTGGCGCATCATTTACCACCTCGACGAAGGCCGCCGACTCATAGAAGTTCTGGCCATCCGGCCCCGGAGCCGGGCTTACCATAAATTTTAGTTTTTTACCCTCTTGGTAGGGAAAGAGGTGGTGTCCGAATAACTATCAGTTATTTTGGGGCAATTGTCTATGACTACAATGCTGGATGAACTCCTTAATAAAATTAAGGTAATCTTGCAGGGGCCGGATGGAGAGTTGTTTTACAAGATTGTGCATACCTTTGATGCACGGCTGGAAGAAGAGTATGATACTGAGATTTTGAATCCGGAAGATTGGACCGCCATGCAGGCTGGAGAAGAAGCTGTCGCCCGAGGTGACTAGATTTCCTGGGAAGAGTTTAAACGGCAACATGATCTATGAGTCAGGCAGTCAAGTTGACCTCTCTGGAGGAGCACAACATGGCCCCCAATGATCAGCGGCTCATCGAACACGGCTTCCCATGCCACCAGGTCGGGGCGGAAACGCAGCGGGAGAGAGGTGCCAGTTCCGCCTTACCGCCCCTTTATTATTTGCATGTCTGGTGGGCCCGGCGGCCCCTGACCCCCAGCCGGGCCGCCATCCTGGCCTCGCTGTTGCCCGCTGATTATGATCCCGAACTCTTCGTGCGCCGCTTAGGGATAGAGAAGGTCCAGGCCCTGGTCAACGGCCAGCCCTGGACGCTGAACGGCAATCTCCTGGCAAAGGTGATACCGGACGGCCAAGGGGGAGAAGTGCTGCCGGTGGATGCGGTAGTTTTGAGGGCGCTTGCTAAGGAAAACCAGCGTCGCCAGGAAAATATTAATCTAATCGGACAAATAAAAATCAGTAACCCGAATCTGGCTCAAGATCCGATACTGTTGCACTGGGAGAAGGAGAGCCAACTGCTGCCGGAGCCTTTCCCCACCCCAGACGACAGACTTGAAATAACGAGGACCATGGGTGATCCGGCTGGGGCCAACGATCGAATTTTATTAGAGAAATCGTTAGGCATACGGACTTCCGAGGACAAGTATGGCTATAATCGAGCCTATACTGCCATGCAAGAGTATCAGACTGCTGACCTGACTATCTTAGACCCTACCGCGGGTGGAGGCTCAATCCCCTTTGAAGCCTTAAGACTTGGTTATCGGATGATCGCCAATGAACTTAACCCGGTGGCAGCGGTTATCCTCCATGCCACCCTGGATTATCCAGCCAGATTCGGTATTGAGCTTGCTGCCGAGATCGAACGATTTGGTAAAGAGTTGCGGCTTCCCATGGTAAAGCAAATGGAAAAATTCTTTCCAGCTTCATTCTTGCCGGAAGTCCAGCGTCAGGAATTGCATGAATTTTTAAAGGAGTGCCCAGAGATATTGCCTCAGTTCGTTGATCAGAAAGAAAAGCTTGACGGTTTTATTTATTGCCGCCAGGTGACCTGTCCCCACTGCCGGGGGGAGGCGCCGCTGCTCAACTCCTGCTGGCTCTCCAAGGAGGAAGGTGATCAATGGGGGGTGAAGATCATTACCG contains the following coding sequences:
- a CDS encoding type II toxin-antitoxin system RelE/ParE family toxin, with product MSYKLLLSKDAIKDLSGMDHSVEQRILKRLEELSKNPLNPRTSKKLVMGEGERYSRVGDWRIIYHLDEGRRLIEVLAIRPRSRAYHKF
- a CDS encoding DUF1156 domain-containing protein, translated to MAPNDQRLIEHGFPCHQVGAETQRERGASSALPPLYYLHVWWARRPLTPSRAAILASLLPADYDPELFVRRLGIEKVQALVNGQPWTLNGNLLAKVIPDGQGGEVLPVDAVVLRALAKENQRRQENINLIGQIKISNPNLAQDPILLHWEKESQLLPEPFPTPDDRLEITRTMGDPAGANDRILLEKSLGIRTSEDKYGYNRAYTAMQEYQTADLTILDPTAGGGSIPFEALRLGYRMIANELNPVAAVILHATLDYPARFGIELAAEIERFGKELRLPMVKQMEKFFPASFLPEVQRQELHEFLKECPEILPQFVDQKEKLDGFIYCRQVTCPHCRGEAPLLNSCWLSKEEGDQWGVKIITDGRARQGKVRFETYRVTQGRGPEGEDPNLATVKDGKGTCVHCRQAR